Within the Pieris napi chromosome 10, ilPieNapi1.2, whole genome shotgun sequence genome, the region GAGAACataagattaattttatgatgattaattttcaatataaaaaggtttgAAAAAAACTGGAGttactaaaaatttactataaacatacatatttcattACAATATCTGTTTACTCTACATATTACATACGAAGTGTCAGTCTGAAATACTATagggtttttaattttatacgtaCAGACATTACTAATTGTCTAACGAATTATCTGATGATAACTCTTAAATAGATAATTCTTTATGTTGCATCAAATAGGTAATttccaaaaatataatatgtaaaaaagtaTCTTATGGAAGTATGTCTGAACCAGAACCAAGaaaaaaactatacaaatGACTACTAAAGTCGAGGCTGGGAGACCTGGAGATACGAAGTCGGGTATCCTTATCTAAAATCCTACATCCAAATCAACATGGCTACAGCTCGGGCAAATCAACAGAATCACCACACCAGAACGTTGTATCACGCATTGGCAACTCTCTGAAATTAAAGCAGTCAACCCTTGGTGCATTTATTGACATTGAAGATGCTTTTGACAAAATACTTGCAGACAGACAAAGCACTTGAAACATGTGGAGTACCATTGACTCTTACTCAACAATATGTTAAAACAACGAGCTATGCCCACAATGTTCTTTCACCGCTATTTTGGAATCTAGTAGTTAAAGAGCTCATTACAGAACTTAATGCTAAACAACCTCTACACAGTAGTGTATGTGGATGATATAGCTTTGCTAGTCTCGGGGAACTTTGTAAGCATTTTATGTGATATCGGGGGCTTTCAAAGTAATTGGAGAGAGATGGTGCAATGAGCACAAGCTGATTAGTTCTGTTTAAGATGGGTGGACAGATCACCCATCAAAAACAGAACTAATCTTATTTACCAACCGAAGAGTTCTTGGGCCGTACAGACTAAAAAAACACTTCAACATTGAACTAAAACTCTAGGTGTGATTTAATACAGCAAACTGCTTTGGAACAAATACCTAGAACATAAACTAAACAAAGCAACGATCGCCTTTTAACAATGCAAAAGGATGCTAGGCGTTAAATGGGGTTTATCGCCTAGCATTATCACAATGCACCTGAGGCAAAACAACAGAGTTACCCTACAGTGGATAAAGGGACACAGTGGACGTCTCAGCAATGATGCTGCCGACGAACTTGCAAAGAGAGGCTCCGGAACGAGGCATCAGCAGGCATGCTGGCCCGTATCCGCTCCTAAACTAGCCCTTCTCGCAAGTGCGAACCTGGATTCGCCAAAGATCTGGAGAACTCCAACATCAACGATGGTCGCGAAGTTTGGACTGCAGACAGtccaaaatgtttattaattatcccGCAAATGACAGCGCTACTTCTAAACCTAAACAGAACTAAACCCAAAACAATGGGACAATTACGGGCCATTGTCTCCTcaataaacatctttttgtAGAGGctgaggctgtttcagcgcagaggaatcagtcacccacgaAGTCCTGGAttgcgaggctgtggctaaacaatgtgcagaaatcctcggaacaGTGAGGTCGTTGCGAAGTGCCCAGGTGGCTTCTGTGCTTTTGGAAGGAGTTAGGCCggcttagttagccaggactttacgcacaacggacctagtGAGAGTcaagtgcggaaactgagtctACAAACCAATAACCACCACAATTAAAGTCATATTTCTTCGCGATTACGTAATAAACTGAGAAAGTACaagttaataatacatttgatATACTTTAACTGACGCTGTAATTTGTTTAGGAgcattttatacaataatataaattacatgccctactttattttaatcagtATACTAAgcattaattaacttttatacatgaaatattatgtaataaatagagGTTTCAATAAATCTATGTATCTACGTAATTATCGAGACAATAAGATAGCAAACTTTGAAAAACATGATTttgcatattaaattttgatcACAAATCcaaatatctaatttaattaaatattagaaaatgcATTATTCATTAcgtataaaaatgataatttagATTTGCTGAAAGCAAAATTCATTACACACAGTAAAACATTTATCTGATTGTGTAATCTTTATTAGTTCAAAACCTATAgcagtgattttttttaatagcagttacttttttataatagacaaGAATACAAACCTCATAAACATTAACCATGACATTTTGAGTTGGATGCCTTCCGTCATGACCTTGTTGTCTTAAAGTTCCGGGTACTATGCTCTTAATATTGTCACCCACTCGTTGTATTGGTGCTGCTGCTATATTACGCCTTTTAAAAGACTTTAAAGATGTGAGAGCCATCCTTGTCTCTGCAAGTGCAGATGCTGCCTTCCTTTTAGTTGGTGAATCATCATGCAACATTCTTTGGGCATAAAATAACTGGAAattcctaaaaaaaattacaaggtATCAAAAGTAAGTAAAGTCTTGATACATGAGACATTAAATGTGaaagtttaaaacattttggaAAGGTCAGTATTACAATTGTTACAAATTGGTTATCCAGAGtgctgtaaaattattttattagccCAAGAGACTCTATAATGccatacaatttttatctttgtaGTAAGTACATTTTCGTTGGATAATAgcaacttaaaattattttgttaccttttaaatattacaaatagtaTAAGTTACTTCTATACTCCTTGATATTTCTTGAAACAAGTGTACTTACATATGAGCCTGCTCGAGTTCGTCTAAAGGCTGGGCTTTGGCTTGCAGTCCAAGCATATACACTTGATTTGCTTTTTTGAAATCCCCAGACTCTTCACAATAGCAAGCCCATGCTCTATAAAACTCAGAACATTCAACACCAAGGCCCATGTTGTATAGTCTCTGATATATTTCCATTGGATTTGACAATGAGTCAATCTACAAAATGTGAAGGaagttataatatatgaaaatatattattttcagaacttaaaaaataacatggtTATTGCTTACATATTTTATCCACAACTTAACTAGTCTTCTGTCTTGAAAATATGCTTCTTCTCTTTCAAATAACTGTAAGCAATCCTTAATCAACTTATCCATGTGACCTTCATGGCCGTGTTTTGGATAAGATTGTTCAACCCATTGGATATAGTTGAACCAAGGGTCTAAAGGATCTGGGCCTTGATATTGCCTAATTGCTGCTTCATGTTCACtacaaaaattgttattattacagtGTCaagtctttataacgaatttcaagagactgagcatttttatttgttaaaggGAGGGAATTAATGTAAGGGTATtgggttaaaccaaataaatgtaactcaTTATAACGTTATAGAGAGTTAACACTGTATTTAAGTTGTATCAGTAATCAGACATTACATGAACTATTTGACAATTCCTAATAATTTACTGTTAAGAAACAATGCTCTGAAAACTTTAAGAAatcagttattttatttaaattagggtatgttaataacacaaatatttaGGCTTTTATTGGAATGAAAAATGCCTAATTTTACTTACTCTTTTTGTTGCTGCAGCTGCTTCTGAGCGTCAACATCTGATTGAGCTTGTAATGCAGCTCCTAATTGCAAGGCGTTCCTTCCACCTCTCAAAGGTTGGATATTCTCTTTACTTACATCGATGTCCATCCTCACTGTAAAACAGAACCCAATAAACACGATGATTTGGGATAAACACAAATCCGGACAGTCTGAACTACTGTAATGATCACATCACTGGtgcaaaacaaattataaattaataataatccttGCCTTATTTAAGAATgctttacttttttaacataattaaatacaataaaagaaggttatgcAAATACTATACACCGAGGATTATACTTAATTTCCCTGAAAAATAAAGCCTGTAAAAGCTAATGCACGAATCCGACTATCAAAACTGACAAGCTAAGATAAGCTAGAATATTGCCTATggttaaattcaaaataaaagccGTTGGGTGTTATCAAATATTATCTATGTTGCATAATATATAACTGCCTACTGGGTTGatgaaaacattaattatattggtattattattattttttctcttcAATAATTGGCTTAAAAGTCTcgttaccaggccataaaactaaaatttaaaaaaaaactctttaattaattttcgaaAGGAACTAGATGGGATAACTCTTCCGCTATCCTATACTATGTtataggttttatttaaaatattgcctatagctttaaatgttttaattttattttgtaaaaaaaagtcttAGAATATTATCTCACGCATATAAAATGGTCAACGTCTTATTTACATAAGAGTGACTCAGACAGCTATACTACAAATTAACCATCAAtacgttataaataaatattgtgttaaaaaaataattattaccgttcaatatcttatttttatcGATAAAGGACAAACATAAATCACGACAAATGTTgttttatcttatttttacACATTATGATTCTGGCCTAGCAAATTAAGGACAAACATTTCTTCCCTTCTAGTTGCTATTTTAGCGGAGTTTCATCCGGTTCTTGTTATGAATGCGGCATGAAGCAAAaagtgataaattatttattaatttacaaataattatatggcCTAGTGTACCTACACCTTACTTATTACATTTTGTAACcttattatgttttccttagTTAAgacttaaaaagtaaaaaaaagggtgcgtgtatttatgtacgcgcgtaagaagtaatacttctttggcattattaaaaatagtttttgattgcatgcaaataattaattacaattaaataatcaaacattacatttgaaaaattaaataaataaatatttattaatattatatttattattattttttaatattaattagtattaatttaaatattcaatttaaataacttctgattataattcagacgcacatataaaaatcgcacttgtataatgaaaacaaaatgaaaacacgtgttttaaatgtagaaactcaaagcatgtggataaatattacaaaatatataaatacacagtgaacagaggcggcgtGCGTGCCATCATGCACCactaaaggtgatatcagacggttcactcgaatgattgttcactcgagtgaatgcttcattttttttcattctatgttcacatggcttagacgaaatgatacagaaatgaacattcattgttctttcttttaaatatgtcatcgaatgaagtcgtacgtcttggaattagtttaattagtgatcatttaatcaaagagttgacaaaaaagaagcaaagaaaacgtcgacggtggtgggtgcgaccatggattgaaagaagaaatttattaggaGCTTCCAATACATTGTTGAGAAAACTAGCCGTTGAAGATCCTGATTCATATTGTAATCATCTTCGAAtggatgagagtaaatttgaagaaaagttaaaaaaaagttataacttcgtcgacaacgtgatgtccgtcggctacagaactcgaaacaaaatggctgaatccgaatgaacgttctctcagtgttcagaccgttcatttctcgttcattcggagtgggaatgaaatataccggatgccaatatccaacactgttggatcggttcactaatgaattcattcggcactcgtgtttcattttttgttcagacatttcatttcgagtgaaatgtaccgaatgaaaggtgaaaatgaacaaaaaatgaaccgtctgatatcaccttcaCAGAGGTTCCATTTCTGTTTTGTTGGTACCCTTAAGTTGGCGGggggaaattaattttttgcacttttttttGGCTCTATCAACTGTTCGTTAACTGTCCTTCATTGTTCtatcaaaaaaattttatgttcgttttttttttaattataaaaaaattgaccctCAATTTGGCACGAACTatagatattttgattttttttttcttctaataGTTTAGAACTATTCAATAACTGttcgttcaaaataaacaattgttcGGCTTTCATTAtcctgtaatttaataataattaacttttttttataaatcttaattaaatgttattgcgCATGCGCAGTATCAATGCGCATAGTTCTCATAAATTTCCCCCCGCCAACTTAAGGTTCCCCTTAATGAGCGAtttagtgggcaacttcattctgttaattttgtgtcacgtagCGCGCgcgtcgtaaaatttcactctcatcaatttttcataacgcgcctaaagaagtataacttcaaaaataaatcttaaagtaatgttttattagaaaatcCTTGGGTTGGCTTGGTCTGTAATCTTAAAACAAGAGATTTATTTGATATTGCAGTGTTTTGCGCagttaatatgtttataagaTTTAACAGTTGCTTGTTGCATCATTAATCGTATTACAGTATACTAGTTTAAGTTAactgaaataatttgtttcGAATATTTGTTGCTATAGATTAAACATAAATcatgaaacaataaataatatatgtgaGTTACGactatttcaaattaaatattgcaattaaacattaaaaattaccaACGCCAAAACATttcttcttaatattttttgttttgtgaaGATCCAATAGAGGTCACATTTTACACAcagtttacaaaaataatgaataatgtaaTATGAGATTCAGgcatattttttctaatataataatgtttaatgcaAGCACTAATTAAGTTTCGTGAGTGAATAAGAACGACACACTTAATTTGATGGTACCTATAACGCTTAAAAGCACCAGCATTTGTTAAATGACTTTACGACTCATACTCCAgtcaaattacgaaataaataaacatgagcgaacacagtttggggattttgaggatcgataggggggtgtattctgagcataaattccaatttgaggggttgtactgaggtcagctcaaggtcatttccatacaaacgcgtttaattcgatatctcgagaatggttagtgttaggcgaaaaattgtagaaaccttttcttttcctaactaaatttactaacttttttatttgaaacttttttttataacattaatatttttcaagttattactcccgcaaggcaggaattttacttttttttaaatttttcgtcATTTTTTCCCCaaccattcaattttattaaattttaccgatcatcgaagtatagatcttttaattatgaacaattttgttcttaaacttttttccgtaatgccaataccttcggagttatagattactttaccgagcgaAATCCGCGCCACTAGGTACTTAATTTAGGTAAATTTGGGTAAGaagtaaattaacaattaaaactgtttcacacatttattgatagaaaaataggttataaaattcGGAATATTAAGCACCCGAGGTCGATGGAAGTGATTCGTGAATATTCGTGGTCCTGACGGTATCGGGGCATACGTCGTCCTCAAATATCCGGAGCTGGTTTCAATGACATCGCTATCGGCTAATAATTACtgattaattatcattattaagattaataatttactgagATCGATTGCGTGCAAATGCAAAACCAAATGCGGCAAAGCGTGCGAATGCAGAAAGGCCGGCCTCTTTTGCTCAGTGATTTGCACCAATTGCCAAAAAAACTATTGTTCGAATGTCGCGAACGTTATCGACGATGATGATCTTGACGCAATGGACGAGGATGACGTATGCCCCGATACCGTCAGGACCACGAATATTTACGAATCACTTCCATCGACCTCGGGTACTTAATATTCCgaattttataacctatttttctatcaataaatgtgtgaaacagttttaatttttaatttacttcttacCCAAATTAACCCAAGAATTAACCCAAGGATTTACCcatattaaatacctaatttttaaatagcttaatcgattgacctttttatattgcgaccgtggcgcggatttcgctcggtaaagtaatctataactccgaagatattggcattacggaaaaaagtttaagaacaaaattgttcataattaaaagatctacacttcgatgatcggtaaaatttaataaaattaaatggttggggagaaaacgacgaaaaattgaaaaaaaagtaaaatttctgccttgcgggagtaataacttgaaaaatattaatgttataaaaaaagtttcaaataaaaaagttagtaaatttagttaggaaaagaaaaggtttctacaatttttcgccaacactaaccattctcgagatatcgaattaaacgcgtttgtatcgaaatgaccttgagctgacctcagtacaacccctcaaattggaatttatgctcagaatacacccccctatcgatcctcaaaatccccaaactgtgttcgctcatgtttatttaacccGTTTTTAGCCATAATTTGACTGGACTATCAAGCCAAAAATGACAGGAGTGTGATATAGTTATCTTCTTCACCCATAAGTCAAACAGTTTTACGCggcttctttattattatttattttatatttattcgtaATTCTGATTTCTGAAGTCTACTGTCtaaggttttttaatttttatcggaAAGCAACTTAGGTTATGCCATAAAACGACTAAGAGTACTTTATAGGTTCATAttgcaattaataaatatttattattatctgcGTTACTAAGCGCAATATATTGATACATATTGTATTTCCTTAAGtagttaatacaaataaaacttcaaaattaaaaatatggtaatttaagtcattatttttattacaattttatataaaggtaCTAATAAGTCCTATGAAATGTCTTTTAAATCACAATTGGATAAGAAAAAAGCTCAAGATGAAATGCGAAAGTTGATGATTGAGcggaaaaataaagataaaaagcctgtaaaaattaataatccaTTGGCTAAATACAATAGTGCTGGGCAGTTAATGTGTATACTTTGTTCATCAATAGTTAGATCAGAACATGTATGGCAAGTGCATCTAAATAGTAAACAACACAGGGAAAATATTGATCAGGCCCAAAAACTCAAAGAACTGACCAAAAATTTTACTGATGGCAAAGTTAAGAAAAGATTGTCTACGACTCCGTCAGATGCAccacaagaaaagaaaataaaaggaattttaaaaaactctGGTGAATGTGTTTCTGCATCGCTGAAGCCAAAAAATGATGCTCCTGttatttactctcatcatgaTGAACAAATTAATAGGAAGCCATTAAGCTTGGCACCTGAGCAAAATATTGGTATGTATAGATTAATGTGTGTAAAAGGTGATTCAAACAATGCAACTCTACGTATGTGTAATTAGTATTAGGGCTTGGTCTATCTTATTGTAATCATCTCTTTCAATCAATCCTTA harbors:
- the LOC125053059 gene encoding zinc finger protein 830, with amino-acid sequence MSFKSQLDKKKAQDEMRKLMIERKNKDKKPVKINNPLAKYNSAGQLMCILCSSIVRSEHVWQVHLNSKQHRENIDQAQKLKELTKNFTDGKVKKRLSTTPSDAPQEKKIKGILKNSGECVSASLKPKNDAPVIYSHHDEQINRKPLSLAPEQNIADGSLKDKKIEEEEAKSDQPIPEGFFDDPKLDAKARNIEYKDPVEEEWDKFQKEIKEEATTSAEIIAGEQEEATAERQIDEIDEQIRNWSRVLDLELKKEETKKKITEVDATSDNGESDSDADVDLNEFLDWRAKRSYS